In the Verrucomicrobiota bacterium genome, CTGCTCCAGCCGCCAGCGACAGCCTTGGATAGATTGCGTCAATCGCCGGTTTTCATCGGCCATCGGGCGTTGACCAGCGCCTTGTAGCCGCCGGCCAGGGAATACACTTTCCGATAACCCATTTTTTGGGCGGCGTCCGCCGTCATCGCCGAACGAAACCCTCCACCGCAATACATGATGATCTCCGTGTTGGGATCCGGATAGAGCTTCTCCAGATCGCGTTCGAGGATGCCTTTGCCAAGATGCACCGCCTCAACCGCGTGCCCCTTCTGCCATTCGTGATCCTCCCGCACGTCCATGAGCACAACTTTCGGGTCGCTTGCCAGCCGGGCGCGCGCCTCGGCGACGCTGACTTCCTCGACATTCTTTTTCGCCTCGTTGACGAGTTTGAGAAAGCCGGGTGAATGATCCATGCAGCAGAAGTTAACGTGCCGGGCGAATGGGTCAAATAAATTTCCGGTTGCCCGAGGCCCTCCTGGCAGGTT is a window encoding:
- a CDS encoding sulfurtransferase, translated to MDHSPGFLKLVNEAKKNVEEVSVAEARARLASDPKVVLMDVREDHEWQKGHAVEAVHLGKGILERDLEKLYPDPNTEIIMYCGGGFRSAMTADAAQKMGYRKVYSLAGGYKALVNARWPMKTGD